A section of the Amblyomma americanum isolate KBUSLIRL-KWMA chromosome 2, ASM5285725v1, whole genome shotgun sequence genome encodes:
- the LOC144118363 gene encoding uncharacterized protein LOC144118363 has protein sequence MVSKRMRAYALHQEPSGSWLHLFAEPMDNKKPRRVDDLKCEMTDAAPMEGTIEGTARLRLQDSRRSWFTLAMCAVMLHAATLGSRSHGAMYVGIREHFGVSHREASFPPSLQSSLCLGGGIITGFLCEVVPLRVMSLGCSLLTALGLIACYFAPSVSLISLFFGAVHGMASSGVFVVTSVLLCAYFVRWRATACASSSAAKSSHFLTPFLANYIRVEYGTPEIFLLLGALSLNGLVAALLVQIPPWLLHPRNKEGSGSEFGESQKHPSRQAHNEKIGSINKSSDNSAGADVASVTESLFPDVSEDLVSKGARDAGEPDNSLQEQNVECAAKFPCNNISTNARSQHATERVVIASSSKSQVRQYRALELLRMTAASFAKVNCKVFVNPLFLLNSLSFSIQNYVLSNFVLLHLDVTLQRGIDSSFAAYLLLAFNVSVVLGCLAIGIVVDRRWLSAKATLTLGFCGNAAACEGLVWSESGTQLLACAVVQGLSCGVVAPLLCPLIIKDLGHESLGLVLGGCHTVMGASLLVRPSLIGYFKDVLGSYAGIQHIFASLNALLAAIWMARVPRSLRRNKQRLTASRHN, from the exons ATGGTGAGCAAGCGAATGAGAGCATATGCTTTACACCAAGAGCCTTCCGGAAGTTGGTTGCATCTGTTTGCGGAGCCCATGGACAATAAGAAACCGAGGAGAGTG GATGACCTCAAGTGCGAAATGACTGACGCCGCCCCCATGGAGGGAACCATAGAAGGGACCGCACGTCTCCGCCTGCAGGACAGCCGCCGAAGCTGGTTCACCTTGGCCATGTGCGCGGTGATGTTACATGCGGCCACCCTAGGAAGCCGCTCGCACGGCGCCATGTACGTCGGCATCCGGGAACACTTCGGCGTTAGCCACAGGGAGGCCTCGTTCCCGCCATCCCTGCAGTCTTCCCTGTGTCTGGGCGGag GAATCATCACCGGCTTCCTGTGCGAAGTGGTTCCTCTGCGGGTCATGTCACTGGGCTGCTCTCTGCTGACGGCTCTGGGCCTCATCGCGTGCTACTTCGCCCCGAGCGTGTCCTTGATCTCGCTCTTCTTCGGAGCGGTCCACG gAATGGCCTCCAGTGGCGTTTTCGTGGTCACGTCCGTACTGCTGTGCGCGTACTTTGTCCGCTGGCGCGCCACGGCGTGTGCCAGCTCGAGCGCGGCCAAGAGCTCGCACTTCTTAACTCCGTTCCTCGCCAACTACATCCGCGTCGAGTACGGCACACCCGAGATCTTCCTCCTTCTGGGCGCTCTGTCCCTCAACGGACTCGTTGCTGCGCTCCTTGTGCAGATACCGCCCTGGTTGTTGCATCCCAGGAATAAAGAGGGCTCTGGCTCCGAGTTTGGTGAATCCCAAAAGCACCCTTCAAGACAGGCCCACAACGAGAAGATAGGGTCTATAAACAAGAGTTCTGATAACTCCGCAGGCGCTGACGTGGCAAGTGTCACCGAATCCTTATTTCCAGATGTCTCGGAGGACCTCGTATCAAAAGGAGCACGTGATGCTGGAGAACCGGACAACTCTCTTCAAGAACAAAACGTAGAGTGCGCCGCCAAATTTCCTTGTAACAATATTTCAACTAACGCTAGGTCGCAGCATGCTACAGAAAGAGTTGTCATTGCCAGCTCTTCGAAATCCCAAGTGCGTCAGTACAGAGCTCTTGAGTTGCTGAGAATGACCGCCGCATCTTTCGCCAAAGTAAACTGTAAGGTCTTCGTAAATCCGCTCTTTCTCTTGAATTCCCTGTCGTTCTCAATTCAAAACTACGTTCTATCCAATTTCGTTCTTCTCCATTTGGACGTGACGCTGCAGCGGGGCATAGACAGTAGCTTCGCGGCGTACCTTCTACTTGCCTTCAACGTTAGCGTCGTGCTGGGGTGCCTCGCCATCGGAATCGTGGTGGATCGGCGTTGGCTGTCCGCGAAAGCAACACTGACACTGGGTTTCTGCGGCAACGCAGCAGCCTGCGAAGGTCTTGTGTGGTCCGAATCCGGCACCCAGCTCCTGGCATGCGCCGTGGTCCAAGGCCTGAGCTGCGGAGTGGTGGCTCCCCTGCTCTGCCCCCTAATCATCAAGGACCTAGGCCACGAAAGCCTTGGCCTCGTGTTGGGTGGGTGCCACACCGTAATGGGCGCCTCTTTACTCGTCAGACCTTCACTCATAG GTTACTTCAAGGACGTGCTGGGGTCCTACGCTGGCATTCAGCACATCTTCGCGTCGCTTAATGCTCTTCTGGCTGCCATCTGGATGGCCAGGGTGCCACGTTCACTGCGCAGGAATAAACAACGTTTAACTGCCTCCCGGCACAACTAG